A stretch of DNA from Variovorax paradoxus:
CAGATTCAGTTGCACAAGCGACGGAACACCCGGGAGGTCGGTCAGTGGTTGTGCGTTGAACGTCGCCAACACCTTCAGCTTGCCGCCTTTGATGTGGCCGATCGCGCTCGTGAGGTCCGCGATCATGACGGGCACCACGCCGGCCATCACGTCCTGCAGCGCTGCCGCGCCGCCCTTGTACGGCACGTGCGCCAGCTTCAACTGCGCTTGGTCCTTTAGGAACTCCAGCGCGACATGGTGCGGTCCTCCGATGCCCGACGTGGCCACCGGAAACTTTTCGGGCGTCGCGCGCATGTCCGCGACCAGTTGGCGGACGTCCTCGTAGCCCGAACCGGGATGGACCGCCAGCAGCAGCGGCACGCGAGCCAGCAGGCCGACCGGCGCGAAATCCCGGACGGGGTCGTAGGGTAACTTCGCGTAGAGGGCCGTGCTGAACATGATCGTTCCCGGGTCTGCGGCCAGGATCGTGTAGCCGTCCGGCGTGGACTTGGCCACGTAGTCGGCGGCGATGGTAGTGCCCGCGCCCGGTTTGTTGTCCACCACGAGGGGCTGGGCCATCTGCTTTTGCATCTGGGTTCCGACCAGCCGGGCCACGATGTCGGTTCCCCCTCCTGCGGGCGTTCCCACGACCCACTTGATCGGGCGCGACGGAAACGACTCTTGCGAGCGCGCAGGTCCGTGGACGGCGCATGCGAGGACGATCGAAACTGCCAGCAGCTTTCTCATGCGTTGTCTCCGTCTGTGAGTGCCGGATTGTTCCGGGTGATGCGCTCGGCAGCGGTCCACGTGTTCGATAGATGAAATCGGCCTGATGTCCCCGCAGATCGGAGCCGGCGAACGGGCGGCGTGCGGGGGCGCCTGCGGTCCGTGCGCCGGCATCGACATGGCTCCGGATGCCCGATTGGACACGGCCGCCGCGCGAGCTCAGGCGACAGGCGTGGTCTTCGGCTGCTGGGGACTCGCCTGTCGTCATGCCGGCGCGTCCGCTTCGCGCATGCGCCGATCTGCTGGCGCTAGCGAGGCGGATCTTGGTCGTCGGCGACCTTCGCGAGCAGTGATAGCAACAGCGTCCGTTCGCGTGCCGACAGGCACGCCGCTATCTTCTTTTCGAAGGATTGACTTGCAGCCTGATAGAGGTCGAGGTCCGCGTTCCCTCGATCCGTCAGGTGGAGCGCATAAGCACGGCGGTCCTCGGTGGCGTTCCGCGACACGAGGCCCATGCGTTCAAGTTCGTCCACCACCTTGACGGTGCCAGGTCCCTTGATGCCGAGCAGTCCGCCTAGCGCCGCTTGGCTGATGCCGGGGTTGGCGCCGATGGCACAGAGCGCAGCGAAGCGAGCTGGCGAGAGATTGCCGCCGAGGTGAAGAACGAGAGCTTCGTCGCAGCGCACCTGGGCGCGCTTTATCGCATAGGCGAGGGAGCCGCTCAGGAGATCCCCGCGCTTGGCGGATCTCGTCGCCGGCGGCACGCCATCCCTGCCTCGCGCAGCGCCTGTCGCGCTGGCCGGGTTGGCGTCCTTTGTGCGGACGGGAGCGGGACGGGTGGACGTTCGGGTCACAGGCAGCCGATAGGACATGAAGATCGTTCAATTGTAGTTGACGGTGAACAGTGCTCTGGGTACATTGATTCCAGGCAAATGATTTGCTAGGCGAACTATAAATAGCCGGGTCGGCCGCGCAGTGGCTTCGATAGCGCTGACGGCTCACAGCAGCAAGAGTCATGTCCGGATACCGAAATGGAACCCCGACTCGAGTCCGCTGAATGCCGAGAATCGGCTGGCCCTTGAAGTCGACAGAAGGAGACAACGTGAAAAAAATCCATTCAGTGCTCGTCGCCGCCGCTTGCGGCCTTTGGATCGGCGCCGCGCACGCGGACATCAAGGTGGGATTTACGGCGCCGCTCTCGGGGCCGGCGGGCGCCATCGGCCAGGACCAATACGACGGCTTCATGCTTGCGATCGAGCGACTGCAGGGCAGGCTGGGTGGCCAGTCGGCAGCGGTGCTCAAGGAGGACGACCAACTCAAGCCGGAAGTGGGTCTGCAGGCCGCTCGCAAGTTGATCGAAAAGGAAAAAGTCGACGTCCTCGTGGGCCTGGGCTACACCAACGTCTTCATGGCCATGGCGCCGCTCGTCACACAGTCCGGGGTCGTGGCCATCGGAACCAACGCAGGCCCGCAGGCCGTTGCCGGGGCGGGATGCAAGGCGAACATCTTCGCCATGACCGGTCAGAACGACGGTCCGTCCGAGGCGATGGGCATGTACGCCCAGCAGAAGCGTTATGACAGGACCTTTCTGCTCGCGCCCAACTACCAGGCGGGCAAGGAGATGCTGGCGGGCTTCAAGCGGCACTACAAGGGAAGCGTCGCTGACGAGGTCTACCCGCCGTTGAATCAGTCCGACTTTTCCGCGGAGATCGCGCAGATCCAGGCAGCCCGTCCCGATGCGCTGTTCATCTTCTTGCCCGGAGGCATGGGCATCAACTTCATCAAGCAAATGAAGCAGGCCGGCCTGCTGGGCCGCGTGCCCGTGATGTCGGTTTTCACCGTTGACGGAACCACGCTCCCGGCCTTGAAACAGCAGGCTGAAGGCGTGCTCGCCGGCGCGATGTGGGATGCGGCCTCGGACGGCAAGGAGGCGGCCGAATTCAAACAGGCTTTCGCCGCGAGATACAAGCGTATCCCGAGCCTGTACGCGGCCGTGGGTTACGACGCCGGCAATCTGCTGAACGTGGCGATCGCGAGACTCAACGGAAACGTGTCGGACAAGGTGGCCTTCGCTGCCGCCGTCAAGGCGGCCGGCTCGGAATTCAGGTCGGTGCGCGGCGCCTTCCGCTTCAACACCAACAACATGCCGGTGCAGGACTACCATGTCTACCAGGTGGTGAAAGCCGGCACGGACGTCACGATGGCGCAGGTGGCGACGCCCGTCAAGGCGCATCCGGATTCCTATCACGCGCAGTGTTCCCTGAAGTGATGGGTCCATGAGCCTCACGCTGTTCATTGCCCAGTTGCTGAACGGACTTCAGTTCGGCGTTCTGTTGTTCCTGCTGGCCGCCGGGCTGACGCTGGTGTTCGGCATCATGAGTTTCATCAATCTCGCCCATGGCTCCCTCTACATGGTCGGGGCGTATGCCGCCGCAGTGGCGGGTGCGAAGACCGGCTCCTTTGCCGTGGCGGTGGCGGCGGCGCTCATAGCGGGCGTTGCGGTTGGTGCGCTGCTAGAGAGGCTCGCGGCGTCCCGGCTGTACCGCCGGGATCATCTGGACCATGTCCTGGCCACGTTCGGACTGGTGATGTTCTTCAATGAACTTGCCCGCATGATCTGGGGCCCCCAGCCGATCTTCATCTCGTTGCCGGAAAGTCTGTCGGGAACCGTGGCGCTTCTGGGATTTTCCTATCCGTCCTATCGCTTCCTGATCATCGCAACCGGGTTGGCGGTGGCCATGGCAAGCCAGTGGCTGATCCGCCGCACGAGATGGGGCATGCTCATCCGCGCCGGCTCGTCGAATCCCGACATGGTCTCGACACTGGGCGTGAACATCGGGCTGCTCAATGCAGGCCTGTTCACGCTCGGCGCGGCGCTTGCAGCGTTGGCAGGCGCCATGGCCGCGCCGATCCTTTCGGTGCAAAGCGGGATGGGCGATGGCGTATTGATCACGACGCTGGTCGTCATCGTGATCGGCGGGATCGGCTCCGTTGCCGGTGCGTTCTGCGCGAGCCTGCTCGTCGGCGTGGTGGACACCATGGGACGCAGCTACCTGACCCTGCTGTTGCGCGAGGTGGCCGATCGCGACGTCGCCAATGCGGCAGGACCCGCGCTGGCATCGATGTTGGTCTACCTGCTGATGGCCATCGTGCTTGCATGGCGCCCGCAAGGGCTGTTTCCCGCCACGGGGAGGCCGTCGTGACCGGGCGTGGAACGCTTCCGCTTCGCGCCGGTGCGCTGGTGGCGCTGGCGGCGATCCCCCTTGCGGCCATGGCGATGGGCGAGAGCTTCTACCTGGCCTTCGGCGCGCGTGTGCTGATCTACGCCATCGCTGCGGTCGGGCTGAACATCGCGCTGGGCTTCGGCGGCATGGTGAGCCTGGGACATGCCCTGTTTCTCGGACTGGGGATGTACAGCGTGGCGCTGCCCGCACATTTCGGCATCGACAGCGGCTGGATTCACCTGGCCTTGACTGTCGCGTCCTGTGCACTGGCGGGAACGCTTACCGGCTGGATCAGCCTGCGCACGGCCGGCATCGCGTTCATCATGATCACGCTGGCCTTTGCCCAGATGGGCTTCTTCGTGCTCGTGAGCCTCAAGCAGTTCGGGGGCGACGATGGACTGGCCGTTGCGGCGCCGAGCAACTTCGGTCGGTTCGGATTGGATTCCCCGCTTGCGGTCTACATCGCGGCCTTCGCAATGCTGCTGGGATTGTTGATCTGGACCGACCGTCTTCGCCAATCGTCCTTCGGCATGGCGCTGCGCGCCTGCCGCCAGAGCGGGCGGCGCGCCGCCTCGCTGGGCATCATGCCTCGCAGGTGTCTGCTGGCAGCCTACGTCTTGTCAGCGGTCATCTGCGGCATTGCCGGCTTGCTGTTGGCGAACTTGAACGCTTACGTCTCGCCAAGCACGATGTCGTGGTTCGTCTCCGGTGAGCTCATCGTGATGGTGGTGCTCGGCGGCATCGGGTCCGCCTTCGGGCCGGCGGTGGGCGCCCTGGTCTATCTGGGAGCGGAAGAGGTGCTGAAGTCCATGACGGGCCACTGGATGGCCGTGTTCGGCCTTCTCATATTCGCCATGGCATTGGTAGGCAGGCCCGCAGCCGCCAGACTCGCGGTCGATTGGAGCCGGCGCCCGCGTGCGGTCGGCGCGAACCGCCGTGTTTTGAGCGGCACGACCGGCACCGCCGGCACGGAGCGCAAGTAATGCCGTTGCTCCAGGTCCGGTCCCTGACGAAGCGCTACGGCTCGCTGCTGGTGACCGATGAGGTTGTCCTGGACGTCGAGCCGGGTGAACTTCACGCGCTCATCGGGCCCAACGGCGCCGGCAAGACGACGTTGGTCAATCAGATCTCCGGCGAACTGCCTTCGGATACCGGGACGATCCATTTCGACGGACGGGACGTGACTTCGCAGGCGATCGCGACGCGCGCACAGGTCGGATTGGTGCGTTCCTACCAGATTAGCTCGGTATTCGACGAGTTCACCGTGCTCGAGAATGCGGCCCTCGCTGCCCGGGCTGCGCACGCCGGGGTGTTCGGCTTCTGGCGGCAGCTTCTCGAGGACCGCGGCGCGACGCGGTCCGCACAGCGCAGCATCGCGGCAGTGGGTCTGTCGGGACGCGAGCATGTGACCGCACAAGCGCTGGGCTACGGCGAGCGTCGCCAACTTGAACTGGCGATGGCACTCGCGGCCGAGCCGAAGTTCCTGTTGCTCGACGAGCCGATGGCCGGCATGAGCGTTCAGGAATCGAGCGAAGTCGTCGCGCTGCTTCGCCGGCTCAAGCGTGACTACACCATCTTGCTCGTGGAGCACGACATGGCGGCGGTGTTCGCGCTCGCGGACCGCATCAGTGTGCTGGTCCATGGGCGGATTCTCATGACTGGGACGCCAGCGGAGATTCGCCGAAACGAGCAGGTGCGGGCGACCTACCTGGGTGATGAGGAGCTGCAGCCATCGTGACCTGCTTACTCGAAGTTTCTGGATTGACCGCCGGGTACGGCGCTGCACAGGTCCTGTTCGGCGTGGACTTCCACCTGCGCGAAGGACAGGTGATCACGCTGCTTGGCCGCAACGGCATGGGCCGTTCGACGACGATCAAGTGCCTCTTCGGTCTGGTGCGCGCGCGAAATGGCAGCATCCATTTTTGCGGTGAGCGGCTGCATGCGCTGCCGACCCACCGCATCGGCCGTGCAGGACTGGCATTGGTGCCGGAGGGGCGCCAGATATTTCCCAGCCTCACCGTGGAAGAAAACCTGGTGGCCACGGCAAGACCGAAGCGTGGCGATGCCCGGTCGATGTGGACCCTGGCACGGGTCTACGACTTCTTCCCTCGGTTGAGCGAGCGTCGGCGGAACCTCGGCACGCAGTTGTCCGGCGGCGAACAGCAGATGCTGGCCATCGGGCGGGCATTGATGACCAATCCGCGACTGCTGGTCCTGGACGAAGCGACCGAAGGGCTTGCACCCCTGATCCGCGCCGAGATCTGGTCGGCGCTGCAGGTGCTCAAGGCCGAGGGCCTGTCCATGGTGGTCGTGGACAAGAACTTGAATCCGCTGCTTGGCCTGGCGGACCGCCATTTTGTGCTGGAGAAAGGGCGCGTCGTCTGGTCGGGCGATTCGAACGAACTCCGGTCCGACCCCCGCGTCGTTCACGAGTACCTCGGCGTCTGAGCCGCGTCGGTCGATTCGAACGTTCGTGCTTTCATTTCACGTAGGAGACTCTCATGACTTTCATTCGCAATGACTGGTACGTCGCTGCTTGGCCGAACGAGGTGACCGAGAAGCCGCTGGCGCGGCGTCTGGGGAACCAGCCGGTGGTCCTGTATCGCGATCGCAGCGGGCGCGCCGTAGCCCTGCATGACCGATGCCCGCATCGCGGCGCGCCGCTGTCGTTGGGCGAGGTGACCGACAGCGGCCTGCAATGCAACTATCACGGACTCACGTTTGGCGCCGACGGCACATGCGTGATCATTCCCGGCCAAGACCGGATCTCGGCAAAGAACTGCATCAAATCCTATCCGCTCGTTGAAAAGCAGGGCTTCATCTGGATCTGGCTTGGTGATCCGGCCAAGGCGGACGCCTCGACGATCGTGGACTATCCGTACCACGACGATGCGAAGACATGGCCACGCAAGTGCGGAATGATGCATGTCAAGGGGCACTACATGTTGATGGTCGACAACCTGATGGACCTGACGCACATCGGCTACATGCACAAGAACACCATCGGAAGCGGCCCCGCCGATGAGTATGTGAAGGCGATCATGAAGCCGGAGCGCACGCCGCGCGGAGCGAAGTTCTCGCGCTGGCTCCTGGATCACACGCCTCCGGCGACCTATGTCGCGGCCGGCGGATTCAAGGGCAAGGTGGACCGCTGGCAGGAGTTCGAGCATGTCGCGCCCGGCAACGTGCTGATGTACACAGGTGGCAAGGACGCGGGCACCGGGGCATACGACCGCAACGACCGAGAGGGCGGCATCCAGTTGCGCATCTTCCATGCGCTGACGCCGGAGACGGACACCTCCTGCTTCTACTTTTTCTCGACGATGACCGGCTACAGACAAGAGGATCCCAAGACCTGTGAGCAGTACCACGACGCCATTCTGCGCACCTTCGTCGAGGACGTGGAGTTCATCGAGGGACAGCAGGCGCGCTTGTCCGAGTTCCCGAGTCCGCAGATTGACACGATCCATGACACGGTCCGCGTCTGGGTGCGCCGGCACCATGAGGCCCGCCTGGCCGAGGAGGCGCGCAACATGGAGAACGCCGCGGCGTCCGAGGCATCTTCCCTGGCGCGGGCCTGACATGCGCACGATCAGCATCAATGGGGTGGAAATCGCGTACGACGTCCACGGCACGGGCGGCCCCTGGGTCGTCTTTGGGCATTCTCTGGGTTGCACGCGCGCCATGTGGCAGCGGCAGATCGATTCGCTCGCTCGGAATTGCCGCGTGCTGGCCTACGATCTGCGCGGCCATGGACAGAGCGCCACGGGCGACGCCGCGGCGCAAGGATCGCTCGCGCAACTGGCGTCGGATGTCCGGTCCCTGATGGACCAACTGACGATCGAGCGCGCGCATTTCGTCGGTATCTCGATTGGCGGCATGATCGGGCAGACCCTCGCCATTGAAAGCCCTGCTCGCATCGCGAGCCTGGTAATGGCCAATACGACGGCCTTCATGCCGCCAGCTGCCGTTCAGCTGTGGGCGCAGCGCATCGAGGCGGCGCGAACCCACGGGGTTGCAAGCCTTGCTCGACCGTCGATCGAGCGGTGGTTTCCTGAAGATTTCCGCGTTGCGCATCCGGCATTGATAGAGCAGATGATCCAGGTGTTTTCGACGACCTCGTTCCGAGGCTACGAGTTCTGCTCCCGGGCCATCATGGGGTTGGACACGCGCGAAGGCCTGGCGCGGATCCGGTGTCCAGTCCTCATCATCGGAGGCAGCGAGGATCCGGGTGCTCCTGTTGGGGCGCTTGACCAGATGCAGCAAGCGCTCGCCCAGTCGGAACTTGTCCTGCTGCAAGGAGCGGGACACCTCTCAAACATCGATCGCCCGGAGGAGTTCACCGCGGCACTGTCGAAATTCCTGCTGCGCTGCACCTGACCCGCGCGCGGCGTCGCGGCGCCCCTGCCGCGGCGGTGGGGTGAAGTGTTCCCGAAGGGCCACGCCTCGGGCTGAGGGTCTGTACGCGCACCGACAGCGAAGCGATGCGCGACAACCAGCGCGAGCCGCGCCGGCCCGGCCAGGCCAGGCCAGGCCGGGCCAGGATGCGCGCGGGCCCGACCCCCGCGCTCATGGCGCGCCCCCGCCGTTCAAGGCCCTGTCCGCCGGTGCTTCCCCGCGTCTGCATCGATCGGCTCCCGCGGCTGCAGCAGGGGGCAGGGGCGGCATAAACACAGATAGGGGTTTGCCCCGGTGCAAAAAATGAACAACGGCGTTGACAGGGGTGAGCTCACAGATCTACATTGATCACTTGGCAAATCATTCGCTAGGCGAACTAAATGAAAACGGCGAAGGCACCCACCTCGCCCTCAGTGGATCCCGCGAGCATGTCGACCCCAACCCAAGCCCAACTTCTTCTGCGCGTCGCCAACAAGACGGCGCAAGCGGAGGGCGTCGTGTCGTTTCGCCTAGTCGACGCCCTCGGGCGGGCCTTGCCAGGCTTCGCTGCCGGTGCGCACATCGATGTCCAGTTGGGCCCGGATCTGGTGCGGCAGTACTCGTTGTGCAATCCGTCGCGATCGCCCACGGAGTACGAAATCGCGGTTCTCAGGGAGCCGGCCTCGCGCGGCGGGTCGAAGTACATGCACGAGACATTGGCTGTAGGCATGGAATTCCCGGCAAGTGCACCGAAGAATCATTTCCAGCTTGACGCACATTCGCCGGCCTTCCTGTTCGCCGGCGGCATCGGCATCACGCCGCTGCTGGCCATGGCGCAGCAGCTGGCCGAGGAAGGCCGGCAGTTCGAGTTGCACTACTGTGCCCGCAGTCGTCAGCGTGCGGCATTCAGGGAGCGCTTGGCCGAGGCGGCCTATGCCGGGAGTGTTCACTTCCACTACGACGAGGAAGCGCCCTCGCAGCGGCTCGACATCGCTTCGGTGCTGTCGCGCGGCTCGTCCGCGCATCACCTCTATACCTGCGGGCCCGCCGGCTTCATCCAGCATGTCCTGGATGCGGGCAGAGGTGCCGGCTGGCCGGAGTCCCGCATGCACCGCGAGTTCTTCGCGGCGCCGGCGGCCGATGCCCGGGCGACAGCGGACGGGGCGTTCGAAGTGGAGCTCGCGAGCAGCGGCAAACGCTTCGTCGTGCCTGCGGGCACAACGGTGCTTGCCGTACTAACCGACGCCGGCATCGAGGTTCCGGCCTCGTGCGAGGCCGGTGTGTGCGGCACCTGCGTGACACGGGTGGTCGAGGGGACGCCGGACCACCGCGACGTCTACCTCACCGATGCTGAGCATGCCAAGAACGACTGCTTCACGCCCTGCTGCTCGCGGGCGCTGTCGCAGCGGCTTGTGATCGATCTGTAAGTGAACTGGAGACAACACCTATGAGCAAACCCAAAGTCATCGTCACCGTGGCGCCGACCGGCGGCATGGCGGGCAAGAAGCAGAACCCGAACCTCCCCACGCAGCCCTCTGAAATCGCCGACGACGTCTACCGTTGCTACAACGCCGGCGCCAGCGTCGTCGCTGTGCATGCACGGCGTCCGGACGACCAGGCGACCTGCAATCCTGAGATCTACAGCCGGATCAACCGGCTGATCCGCGACAAGTGCGACATCGTGCTGAACAACTCTACCGGCGGTGGCGTCAGCGGCGACATGCTTCGCAAGCTCGACAACGGACTGTGGGAGCTGGACTGGCAGGAACGCCTCAAGGGGATGGATGGCGAGGGCGTCGAGATGTGCACGCTGGATGCACAGACAGTGTGCGCCAGCTACGGCGGCATGGAGATCCTTGCGCCGACGACGCCCAAGCGCACGCGAGAACTGGCCGAGGGCATGAAGGCGCGAGGCATCAAGCCCGAGTGGGAGGTGTTCAGCCTGTCGGACATCGTGCAGGACGTGGGCCGGGCCATCAGAGAGGGCTTGGACGAACCGCCGTACTTCATCAACATCGTGCTTGGCGTCACTGCCTTCCAGGGTGCGTTGCCGTACACCCCGCGCATCCTCCAGATGTTGGTGGAGCACCTGCCCAAGGACAGCGTGTTCAACGTCAGCGCAATCGGCAACGCGCAATTGCCGGCCACCACGCAATCCCTGCTGCTCGGCGGTCATGTGCGCGCCGGGCTCGAGGACAATCTGTACTACGCACAGGGCGAGCTGGCGACCAATGTGCAGCTGATCGAGCGCACGGTGCGCCTCGTGCGCGAACTCGGCGGCGAGCCCGCAACGCCGGCCGAAGCTCGCGAAATCATGGGCCTGCGGCCGCTGTGACGAACGACATGATCCGTTGCAGTCCCCAGGACGTGCGTCGTGTCGCGGTGATCGGCACGGGGTCGGTTGGTGCGAGCTGGATCGCGCTCTTTCTGGCCCGCGGCATGCAGGTCATTGCACACGATCCTGCGCCGGGGGCCGAGGACTTCACGCGCGACTACGTCACGAACGCCTGGCCAGCGCTCCTCGCACTGGGCATTCCCGAGCCCATCGACACACCGCTGGCAGGCCTGCGCTTTGCCGCATCGGCGGCGCAAGCAGCCCGGGAAGCAGATCTCGTCCAGGAGAACGTACCCGAGAAGCCGGATCTGAAAGCCCGTGTGTTGCAGGAGATCGGTGAGGCGGCAGGTACAGGGACGGTCATCATTTCCAGTACCGGCGGGATTCCTCCCTCGGTGCTGCAGGAGTCATGCCCTCATCCGGAGCGGCTCGTCGTTGTTCACCCGTTCAATCCGTCGCACCTGATCCCGCTGGTGGAAGTGGTGGGCGGCAAATTGACCTCGCCATTGGTGGTCGACTGGGCCATGGCGTTCGCACGCCACCTCGGCAAGCAGCCGATCCGCGTGAACATGGAAGCCAGCGGGCACATGACAAACCGCCTGCAGATGGCACTGGTGCGCGAAGCGGTGGCCTGCCTCGTGGACGGAGTCGCCAGTGCGCGTGATATCGATGCGGCGATTCGCTACGGATTGGGTCCCCGCTGGATGCTGATGGGCCCGCTGCTGACCATGCATCTGGCCGGTGGCCCTGGCGGCATGCAAGGCATTCTCGATCACGCAGGGGCTGCCGTGGAGGAGTGGTGGACACCCCGATCACAGCCCCGGCTGACGCCCGAAGTGAAGGCGCAACTGGTCGCCGCCGCCGACGAGGTCTCAGGGCGGGCGGCCATCGTCGACTGGATTCGATGGCGCGACGAGAACCTCGTGCGCGTCCTCCAACTGCAGGAGGCGGGACGGTTCACCGAACCGAAGCCGGCCTGAACTGTTCTGTGCCCATCTGACAAGAATTTTGGAGACATCATGACTCACAGCTTCAATCGTCGCCAGTTGCTTCAGTTGAGTAGCGCTATCGCACTGTCGGCTGCCGGCCTGGTGCACGCCCAGGGCACGGCGGGCCGGATCGTGGTGGGATTCCCGCCGGGCGGAACGCTCGACGTGCTGGC
This window harbors:
- a CDS encoding 3-hydroxyacyl-CoA dehydrogenase NAD-binding domain-containing protein, with product MTNDMIRCSPQDVRRVAVIGTGSVGASWIALFLARGMQVIAHDPAPGAEDFTRDYVTNAWPALLALGIPEPIDTPLAGLRFAASAAQAAREADLVQENVPEKPDLKARVLQEIGEAAGTGTVIISSTGGIPPSVLQESCPHPERLVVVHPFNPSHLIPLVEVVGGKLTSPLVVDWAMAFARHLGKQPIRVNMEASGHMTNRLQMALVREAVACLVDGVASARDIDAAIRYGLGPRWMLMGPLLTMHLAGGPGGMQGILDHAGAAVEEWWTPRSQPRLTPEVKAQLVAAADEVSGRAAIVDWIRWRDENLVRVLQLQEAGRFTEPKPA